The Microbacterium paraoxydans genome includes a window with the following:
- the paaZ gene encoding phenylacetic acid degradation bifunctional protein PaaZ, with translation MTEILPSYVQGSWWTPASDADATAVRDASTGETVARVSTTGLDLGATLDYARTTGQAALGELTFHQRAVLLKQLALALTARKEELYALSSRTGATAQDSWVDIDGGIGVLFAYSSKGRRELPNAKVYVDGAVENLSRDGSFLGRHIYTRLPGVAVQINAFNFPVWGSLEKFAPAFLAGVPTVVKPATPTGYLTEAMVRVMVESGLLPEGSLQLVSGSVPDLFEHLRLGDLVAFTGSASTAERLRAHDAVQTGGVRFTSETDSINASVLGTDAATGTPEFDAYVKQLVAEMTSKAGQKCTAIRRAIVPEDAVDDVIAAVRDRLAARIVVGDPRAEGVTMGPLASTAQRDEVLRQVARLREGGGELVIGSPETPTVRRADGSEGPAEDGAFVAPMLLRFTDATSPAVNEIEAFGPVSSILGYRTLDEAASLVARGGGSLVTSVATHDPEVATTLAAGIAAYNGRVLFLDRDDARSSTGHGSPLPNLVHGGPGRAGGGEELGGIRAVLHHMQRTAVQGSPEMMTALTGVWHQGASARPFDTDDGVHPFRKSLAELRIGDQVVSPSRTVTLDDIETFAAFTGDTFYAHMDEASAAANPFFPGRVAHGYLLVSWAAGLFVDPAPGPVLANSGLENLRFVTPVSPGDEIRVELTAKQITPRETDEYGEVRWDAVLKNQDDELVATYDVLTLVAKELTPA, from the coding sequence ATGACCGAGATCCTCCCCAGCTACGTGCAGGGCTCCTGGTGGACGCCCGCCTCCGACGCGGACGCCACCGCGGTGCGCGACGCCTCGACCGGGGAGACGGTGGCCCGCGTCTCCACCACCGGTCTCGACCTCGGCGCGACGCTCGACTACGCCCGCACCACCGGCCAGGCCGCGCTCGGCGAGCTCACGTTCCACCAGCGCGCCGTGCTGCTCAAGCAGCTCGCGCTCGCGCTGACCGCCCGCAAGGAGGAGCTGTACGCGCTCTCCAGCCGCACCGGCGCCACCGCGCAGGACTCCTGGGTCGACATCGACGGCGGCATCGGCGTGCTCTTCGCGTACTCCAGCAAGGGCCGCCGCGAGCTGCCGAATGCGAAGGTCTACGTCGACGGCGCCGTGGAGAACCTGTCCCGGGACGGCTCCTTCCTCGGTCGGCACATCTACACCCGGCTGCCCGGGGTGGCGGTGCAGATCAACGCCTTCAACTTCCCCGTGTGGGGCTCGCTGGAGAAGTTCGCGCCGGCCTTCCTCGCCGGTGTCCCCACGGTCGTGAAGCCCGCCACCCCCACCGGCTACCTCACCGAGGCCATGGTGCGCGTGATGGTGGAATCGGGTCTGCTGCCCGAGGGGTCGCTGCAGCTCGTGTCCGGCAGCGTGCCCGACCTCTTCGAGCACCTGCGCCTCGGCGACCTCGTCGCGTTCACCGGCTCGGCGTCGACGGCGGAGCGGCTGCGGGCTCACGACGCGGTGCAGACCGGCGGGGTCCGCTTCACCAGCGAGACCGACTCGATCAACGCCTCGGTCCTCGGCACGGATGCGGCGACCGGCACGCCGGAGTTCGACGCCTACGTGAAGCAGCTCGTCGCGGAGATGACGTCGAAAGCCGGGCAGAAGTGCACCGCGATCCGGCGGGCGATCGTGCCGGAGGACGCGGTGGACGACGTGATCGCCGCCGTGCGCGACCGGCTCGCCGCGCGGATCGTCGTGGGCGACCCGCGCGCCGAGGGCGTGACCATGGGACCGCTCGCCTCGACGGCCCAGCGCGACGAGGTGCTCCGGCAGGTGGCGCGACTCCGCGAGGGCGGCGGCGAGCTCGTGATCGGCTCCCCCGAGACGCCGACGGTCCGCCGTGCGGACGGCAGCGAGGGCCCGGCGGAGGACGGCGCGTTCGTGGCGCCGATGCTCCTGCGCTTCACCGATGCGACGAGCCCCGCCGTGAACGAGATCGAGGCGTTCGGCCCCGTCTCCAGCATCCTCGGCTACCGCACGCTGGACGAGGCGGCCTCGCTCGTGGCCCGGGGCGGCGGCTCGCTCGTGACGAGTGTCGCGACGCACGACCCGGAGGTCGCGACCACGCTCGCCGCGGGGATCGCCGCGTACAACGGCCGCGTGCTCTTCCTCGACCGCGACGACGCCCGCAGCTCGACCGGCCACGGCTCCCCGCTCCCGAACCTCGTGCACGGCGGCCCCGGTCGCGCCGGCGGCGGCGAGGAGCTCGGCGGCATCCGGGCGGTGCTGCACCACATGCAGCGCACCGCGGTGCAGGGCTCCCCGGAGATGATGACCGCGCTCACCGGCGTCTGGCACCAGGGGGCCTCGGCCCGCCCGTTCGACACCGACGACGGCGTGCACCCCTTCCGGAAGTCGCTGGCGGAGCTGCGCATCGGCGATCAGGTCGTCAGCCCCTCGCGCACCGTCACCCTCGACGACATCGAGACGTTCGCGGCGTTCACGGGCGACACGTTCTACGCGCACATGGACGAGGCGTCGGCGGCGGCGAACCCGTTCTTCCCCGGACGCGTGGCCCACGGCTACCTGCTGGTGTCGTGGGCGGCCGGGCTCTTCGTCGATCCGGCTCCCGGTCCCGTGCTTGCGAACTCCGGGCTGGAGAACCTGCGCTTCGTGACCCCGGTGTCCCCCGGCGACGAGATCCGCGTCGAGCTCACCGCCAAGCAGATCACGCCGCGGGAGACCGACGAGTACGGCGAGGTGCGCTGGGACGCGGTCCTGAAGAACCAGGACGACGAGCTCGTCGCGACCTACGACGTCCTGACTCTCGTCGCGAAGGAGCTCACCCCCGCCTGA
- a CDS encoding thiolase family protein, whose protein sequence is MPEAYLVGGVRTPVGRYGGSLSAVRPDDLAALVVGEAVRRAGLDPARTELDEVILGAANQAGEDNRNVARMAVLLAGLPDTVPGITVNRLCASGMSAVTMAAQAIRAGDADLLVAGGVESMTRAPWVQAKPEKAWAKPGAAFDTSIGWRFPNPRLAARDKATFTMPETAEEVARVDGITRAEADAFAVRSQQRAAAAIAAGRFAPEIVGVPVRDGEVLVDEGPRPDTTLEVLARLRPVVAGGEVVTAGNSSALNDGASAVLVASAEAVERHGLTPRARIVVGTSAALAPEIMGLGPVPATEKALRRSGLSLDDIGAVELNEAFASQSLACIRRLGLDEDRVNADGGAIALGHPLGSSGSRLLVTLMGRMEREDSRYGLATMCVGVGQGAAVILEKV, encoded by the coding sequence ATGCCAGAGGCCTACCTCGTCGGAGGGGTCCGCACCCCGGTCGGCCGCTACGGCGGCTCCCTCTCCGCCGTCCGTCCCGACGACCTCGCGGCGCTCGTCGTCGGCGAGGCCGTGCGCCGCGCCGGGCTCGACCCGGCGCGTACGGAGCTGGACGAGGTCATCCTCGGCGCCGCCAACCAGGCCGGAGAGGACAACCGGAACGTCGCCCGGATGGCCGTGCTCCTCGCCGGCCTCCCCGACACCGTGCCGGGCATCACGGTCAACCGCCTGTGCGCCTCCGGGATGTCCGCCGTCACCATGGCCGCACAGGCGATCCGCGCGGGCGACGCCGATCTCCTCGTCGCCGGGGGCGTCGAGTCCATGACCCGCGCCCCCTGGGTGCAGGCCAAGCCGGAGAAGGCGTGGGCGAAGCCCGGCGCCGCCTTCGACACCTCGATCGGCTGGCGCTTCCCGAACCCGCGCCTCGCCGCACGCGACAAGGCCACCTTCACGATGCCGGAGACCGCGGAGGAGGTCGCCCGGGTCGACGGCATCACACGCGCCGAGGCCGACGCCTTCGCCGTCCGCTCGCAGCAGCGCGCCGCCGCCGCGATCGCCGCCGGCCGCTTCGCCCCGGAGATCGTCGGCGTGCCGGTCCGCGACGGCGAGGTGCTCGTCGACGAGGGGCCGCGCCCGGATACCACCCTCGAGGTGCTCGCGCGCCTCCGTCCCGTCGTGGCCGGCGGAGAGGTCGTCACGGCCGGCAACTCCAGCGCCCTCAACGACGGCGCCTCGGCCGTGCTCGTGGCGAGCGCCGAAGCCGTCGAGCGCCACGGGCTGACGCCCCGCGCCCGGATCGTCGTCGGCACCTCCGCCGCCCTGGCTCCGGAGATCATGGGACTCGGACCGGTCCCCGCGACGGAGAAGGCGCTGCGCCGTTCGGGGCTCTCCCTCGACGACATCGGCGCCGTGGAGCTCAACGAGGCGTTCGCCTCGCAGTCGCTCGCCTGCATCCGGCGGCTGGGCCTCGATGAGGACCGCGTGAACGCCGACGGCGGCGCCATCGCTCTCGGGCACCCACTCGGCTCGTCCGGCTCGCGCCTGCTCGTGACGCTGATGGGACGCATGGAGCGCGAGGACTCCCGCTACGGCCTCGCCACGATGTGCGTCGGCGTCGGCCAGGGCGCGGCCGTGATCCTGGAGAAGGTGTGA
- a CDS encoding TetR/AcrR family transcriptional regulator has translation MSEMQTTRRGRPGYDQQGILAVAVAAFNEHGYDATSIGMLAERLGLSKSAIYHHFGSKDEMLDRALDSALGGLEAVVDAPLPDSGGAADAVARLEHVLRGAVHVLVDQLPAVTLLLRVRGNTDVERRALTRRRAFDRRITALVAEAQAEGALRSDIDAAVVARLTFGMINSIVEWYRPGGREDADRLADDVVAIALDGLRHP, from the coding sequence CGCCGTCGCGGTGGCCGCCTTCAACGAGCACGGCTACGACGCGACCTCGATCGGGATGCTCGCCGAGCGCCTCGGGCTGTCGAAGTCGGCGATCTACCATCACTTCGGGTCGAAGGACGAGATGCTCGACCGCGCCCTCGACAGCGCCCTCGGCGGGCTGGAGGCGGTGGTCGACGCGCCCCTCCCGGACAGCGGGGGAGCCGCCGATGCGGTCGCCCGCCTGGAGCACGTGCTCCGCGGGGCCGTTCATGTGCTCGTGGACCAGCTCCCCGCCGTGACGCTGCTGCTGCGCGTGCGCGGGAACACCGACGTCGAGCGCCGCGCCCTCACCCGGCGCCGGGCGTTCGACCGTCGCATCACGGCCCTCGTCGCGGAGGCGCAGGCCGAGGGCGCCCTGCGCTCCGACATCGACGCGGCCGTCGTCGCCCGCCTGACGTTCGGCATGATCAACTCGATCGTGGAGTGGTACCGTCCCGGCGGTCGCGAGGACGCCGATCGTCTCGCCGACGACGTCGTCGCGATCGCCCTCGACGGCCTCCGCCACCCCTGA
- a CDS encoding dihydrolipoamide acetyltransferase family protein, with protein MSTPVKTATRVFRLPDLGEGLTEAGLVQWLVSVGDTIATDQAIAEVETAKSVVELPSPFAGVVTALHGTPGDTIDVGAPVLEVADPGSEETTSAPQAPAAQPEHEAYRQEERAGSGNVLIGYGTSASASTGRRRRPVAPRPAPAPASSAPAPAAPAATAPESPAPAPRDAARPAPVAVRSPLVRRLARDLGLDVHAISPTGADGAITRADVLRAAVDHAVDGVAAAPAPTSATAPTGEIDGLPVRSRERLSPLRRTVSARLAQSRSEIPEATVWVDVDATELWDLRGRMAPEGAKAPSITALLARFVLLALEDYPVLASRLSDDGSELISFDGVNLGVAADTERGLLVPVVPHAHRLTVADLDAALRELAATARAGTLPPERLRGSTFTLNNYGGLGVDGSAAIINHPDVAILGIGRIIERPWVVDGAIVPRRIVQLSLVFDHRVCDGGYAAGFLRRVVELIEHPLRAFGRV; from the coding sequence ATGAGCACCCCGGTGAAGACCGCGACCCGCGTGTTCCGCCTCCCCGACCTCGGCGAGGGACTCACCGAGGCCGGCCTCGTGCAGTGGCTGGTGTCCGTCGGCGACACGATCGCGACCGACCAGGCCATCGCCGAGGTCGAGACCGCGAAGAGCGTCGTGGAACTGCCCTCGCCGTTCGCGGGCGTTGTGACGGCGCTGCACGGCACACCCGGCGACACCATCGACGTCGGGGCCCCGGTGCTGGAGGTCGCCGACCCCGGCAGCGAGGAGACCACGTCCGCGCCGCAGGCCCCCGCCGCGCAGCCCGAGCACGAGGCGTACCGGCAGGAGGAGCGGGCGGGGTCGGGCAACGTCCTCATCGGGTACGGCACCTCCGCGTCCGCCTCGACGGGTCGGCGACGCCGCCCCGTGGCGCCACGCCCCGCACCGGCACCCGCCTCGTCAGCACCCGCACCCGCCGCACCCGCCGCGACCGCTCCGGAGTCGCCCGCACCGGCCCCCCGCGACGCCGCGCGACCCGCGCCGGTCGCCGTGCGGTCGCCACTCGTGCGGCGCCTCGCCCGGGATCTGGGCCTCGACGTGCACGCGATCTCCCCCACCGGAGCGGACGGGGCGATCACGCGCGCCGACGTGCTGCGCGCCGCCGTGGACCATGCGGTGGACGGCGTCGCCGCGGCCCCGGCGCCGACCTCCGCGACCGCTCCCACCGGCGAGATCGACGGCCTCCCGGTCCGCAGCCGCGAGCGCCTGTCCCCGCTGCGCCGTACCGTGAGCGCCCGGCTCGCCCAGAGCCGCTCGGAGATCCCCGAGGCCACCGTGTGGGTCGACGTCGACGCCACCGAGCTCTGGGACCTCCGCGGGCGGATGGCTCCCGAGGGCGCGAAGGCCCCGTCGATCACGGCGCTCCTCGCGCGGTTCGTGCTGCTCGCACTGGAGGACTACCCGGTCCTCGCCTCGCGGCTCAGCGACGACGGCTCCGAGTTGATCTCGTTCGACGGCGTGAACCTCGGCGTCGCGGCCGACACCGAACGCGGCCTCCTCGTCCCGGTCGTCCCGCACGCGCACCGGCTCACGGTCGCCGACCTCGACGCCGCCCTGCGCGAGCTCGCGGCCACCGCGCGCGCCGGCACGCTCCCGCCCGAGCGGCTCCGCGGATCGACCTTCACGCTCAACAACTACGGCGGGCTCGGCGTCGACGGCTCCGCGGCGATCATCAATCACCCCGACGTCGCGATCCTCGGCATCGGCCGGATCATCGAGCGGCCCTGGGTCGTGGACGGGGCGATCGTGCCGCGTCGCATCGTCCAGCTCTCGCTCGTGTTCGACCACCGCGTCTGCGACGGCGGGTATGCGGCCGGATTCCTCCGCCGCGTGGTGGAGCTCATCGAGCATCCGCTCCGCGCCTTCGGGCGGGTCTGA
- a CDS encoding 3-hydroxyacyl-CoA dehydrogenase family protein has translation MSTPASPEAAAPARVGVLGGGRMGAGIAHAFLLAGAPVTVVERDDAAAAAAAARVHGSIDASLARGTAIETGEAYRARFATGTDAALFADCTLVVEAVPEELALKIDALTRVERHLADDAALASNTSSISIDELAAVLDRPERFLGMHFFNPVPASTLVEVVRGGATAETLVADATSWVRALGKTPIVVADAPGFASSRLGVALGLEAIRMLEDGVASAADIDAAMTLGYKHPVGPLRLTDIVGLDVRLGIAEYLAAQLGSRFEPPTLLRRLVAEGHLGRKSGRGFYEWDD, from the coding sequence ATGAGCACGCCCGCCTCCCCCGAAGCCGCAGCCCCGGCCCGTGTCGGCGTGCTCGGCGGTGGACGCATGGGCGCCGGCATCGCCCACGCCTTCCTCCTCGCCGGAGCCCCCGTGACGGTGGTCGAGCGGGACGACGCCGCCGCCGCGGCCGCCGCCGCCCGCGTGCACGGGTCGATCGACGCCTCGCTCGCCCGCGGCACGGCGATCGAGACGGGCGAGGCCTACCGGGCCCGGTTCGCGACCGGGACCGACGCCGCCCTGTTCGCGGACTGCACCCTCGTCGTCGAGGCCGTCCCGGAGGAGCTGGCGCTCAAGATCGACGCCCTCACCCGCGTCGAGCGCCACCTCGCCGACGACGCGGCCCTCGCGTCCAACACGTCGTCCATCTCGATCGACGAGCTCGCGGCGGTGCTCGACCGCCCCGAGCGCTTCCTCGGGATGCACTTCTTCAACCCGGTGCCCGCCTCGACCCTCGTGGAGGTGGTCCGTGGCGGCGCGACCGCGGAGACTTTGGTCGCGGACGCCACCTCCTGGGTCCGCGCGCTGGGGAAGACGCCCATCGTCGTCGCCGACGCCCCGGGTTTCGCTTCGTCACGGCTGGGCGTCGCCCTCGGCCTCGAGGCGATCCGGATGCTCGAGGACGGCGTCGCCTCCGCCGCCGACATCGACGCCGCCATGACCCTGGGCTACAAGCACCCGGTGGGGCCGCTCCGACTCACCGACATCGTCGGGCTGGACGTCCGGCTCGGCATCGCCGAGTACCTCGCGGCGCAGCTCGGCTCGCGCTTCGAACCCCCGACCCTGCTGCGCCGCCTCGTGGCGGAGGGGCACCTCGGCCGCAAGAGCGGACGCGGCTTCTACGAATGGGACGACTGA
- a CDS encoding MFS transporter: MTSATAAASSTGRMPAEERRVLAGTLVGTSIEWYDFFIYAQAAGLVLAPLFLAPIAESSPGLAQVLSFATIGISFLFRPLGAIVAGHLGDKLGRKKMLVFTLVMMGLSTSLIGLLPTYAAIGVAAPILLILLRILQGFSAGGEWGGAALMAVEHAPTARRGLFGAFPQIGVPVGMILATFTLWALTSSMSPEAFLEWGWRIPFLLSIVLIAVGYVIRRAVDESPVFEDLRRRRKEASAPLGQLFRAHTKQVVLTAVIFIANNAAGYLLIAFFATYAVTALGMERPPVLLATTLASFGWLIFTLWGGALSDRLGRIRTFQIGYVALAVWAIPMWFLIDTANIVWYFVALFVMTFALGLSYGPQAALYAEMFPANVRYSGVSIGYALGAILGGAFAPMIAEALLNQFHAAWTIGVYIAVASIISLIGVSLVKETKGVDLSV, from the coding sequence ATGACCTCAGCCACCGCAGCCGCCTCGTCGACCGGAAGGATGCCCGCCGAGGAGCGGCGCGTCCTCGCCGGCACCCTCGTGGGGACGTCGATCGAATGGTACGACTTCTTCATCTACGCCCAGGCGGCGGGCCTCGTGCTCGCCCCGCTCTTCCTCGCCCCCATCGCGGAGTCGAGCCCCGGGCTCGCCCAGGTGCTCTCCTTCGCGACCATCGGCATCTCGTTCCTGTTCCGCCCACTCGGCGCTATCGTCGCCGGACACCTCGGCGACAAGCTCGGCCGGAAGAAGATGCTCGTCTTCACCCTCGTGATGATGGGGCTGTCCACCTCCCTCATCGGTCTGCTGCCCACGTACGCCGCCATCGGCGTCGCCGCCCCGATCCTCCTGATCCTCCTGCGCATCCTGCAGGGCTTCTCGGCCGGCGGCGAATGGGGCGGCGCAGCCCTCATGGCCGTCGAGCACGCACCGACGGCGCGACGCGGCCTGTTCGGCGCGTTCCCGCAGATCGGCGTGCCGGTCGGCATGATCCTCGCCACGTTCACCCTCTGGGCCCTCACGAGCTCGATGTCCCCCGAGGCCTTCCTCGAATGGGGCTGGCGCATCCCGTTCCTGCTCTCGATCGTGCTCATCGCGGTCGGCTACGTCATCCGTCGCGCGGTCGACGAGAGCCCCGTGTTCGAAGACCTCCGTCGCCGCCGCAAGGAGGCCTCGGCGCCGCTCGGGCAGCTCTTCCGCGCGCACACGAAGCAGGTCGTGCTCACGGCCGTCATCTTCATCGCCAACAACGCCGCCGGATACCTGCTGATCGCGTTCTTCGCGACGTACGCCGTCACGGCTCTCGGCATGGAGCGCCCGCCGGTGCTGCTGGCGACCACGCTCGCCTCGTTCGGCTGGCTGATCTTCACACTGTGGGGCGGCGCGCTGTCCGACCGCCTCGGCCGCATCCGCACGTTCCAGATCGGTTACGTCGCCCTCGCCGTGTGGGCCATCCCGATGTGGTTCCTCATCGACACCGCGAACATCGTCTGGTACTTCGTCGCCCTGTTCGTCATGACGTTCGCGCTTGGACTCTCGTACGGCCCGCAGGCGGCGCTGTACGCCGAGATGTTCCCCGCGAACGTGCGCTACTCGGGCGTCTCGATCGGCTACGCCCTCGGGGCCATCCTCGGCGGCGCGTTCGCACCGATGATCGCGGAGGCGCTGCTGAACCAGTTCCACGCCGCGTGGACGATCGGCGTCTACATCGCGGTCGCGTCGATCATCTCGCTCATCGGCGTCTCGCTGGTGAAGGAGACGAAGGGCGTGGATCTCAGCGTCTGA
- a CDS encoding thiamine pyrophosphate-dependent enzyme, translated as MHPHDMLPRDTAVRLVAEDGTTLPDETYALPAADVLLAAYRGLVEGRRINDQAGALVRQGRLAVYPSSHGQEACQVAAAMVLGDTDWLFPTYRDSVAVIARGVAPAEAMVLLKGDWHSGYDVRAHRVAPQATPLATQLLHAVGFAQAAKHRGEDTVVLALCGDGATSEGDFHEAMNFAAVFHVPVVFFVQNNEFAISVPLSRQTAAPSLAHKAVGYGMPGQRVDGNDVAAVLAVLTEAVDRARAGGGPSLVEAHTYRMQAHTNADDDTRYREREEVQAWLARDPLLRLRAHLTATGTLDDEAEERFAAGAEEIAAAMRTALNTDAELDPEDLFRFVTATRSPQREEQWQLLREEIERSHPAETMTTGGPR; from the coding sequence ATGCACCCCCACGACATGCTCCCGCGGGACACCGCGGTACGACTGGTCGCCGAGGACGGGACCACCCTCCCCGACGAGACCTACGCGCTCCCCGCCGCCGACGTCCTGCTGGCGGCCTACCGCGGCCTCGTCGAAGGCCGCCGCATCAACGATCAGGCCGGCGCGCTCGTGCGCCAGGGCCGCCTCGCGGTCTACCCGTCGTCGCACGGCCAGGAGGCCTGCCAGGTGGCCGCGGCGATGGTGCTCGGCGACACCGACTGGCTCTTCCCCACGTACCGCGACTCGGTCGCCGTGATCGCCCGCGGCGTCGCTCCCGCGGAGGCGATGGTGCTCCTCAAGGGCGACTGGCACTCGGGCTACGACGTGCGTGCGCACCGCGTCGCCCCGCAGGCCACCCCACTCGCGACCCAGCTGCTGCACGCGGTCGGCTTCGCGCAGGCGGCGAAGCACCGCGGCGAGGACACCGTGGTGCTCGCGCTCTGCGGCGACGGCGCGACGAGCGAGGGCGACTTCCACGAGGCGATGAACTTCGCGGCGGTGTTCCACGTGCCCGTCGTGTTCTTCGTGCAGAACAACGAGTTCGCAATCTCGGTCCCCCTCTCCCGGCAGACCGCCGCCCCCTCCCTCGCCCATAAGGCGGTCGGCTACGGCATGCCGGGACAGCGCGTCGACGGCAACGACGTGGCCGCGGTCCTCGCGGTGCTCACGGAGGCCGTCGACCGCGCCCGCGCCGGCGGCGGCCCCTCTCTCGTCGAGGCCCACACGTACCGCATGCAGGCGCACACCAACGCCGACGACGACACCCGCTATCGCGAACGCGAGGAGGTGCAGGCCTGGCTCGCCCGCGATCCGCTGCTCCGCCTGCGCGCGCACCTCACCGCGACGGGGACGCTGGACGACGAGGCAGAAGAGCGCTTCGCCGCGGGTGCGGAGGAGATCGCCGCCGCCATGCGCACCGCCCTGAACACCGATGCGGAGCTCGACCCGGAAGACCTCTTCCGCTTCGTGACCGCGACCCGCTCGCCGCAGCGTGAGGAGCAGTGGCAGCTCCTCCGGGAGGAGATCGAGCGCTCCCACCCCGCCGAGACGATGACGACCGGAGGCCCCCGATGA
- a CDS encoding enoyl-CoA hydratase/isomerase family protein — protein sequence MSGADEPLLVTRTADRVVATLNRPHKRNAIDQATIDALHALCAELEETPRTLILTGADGVFAAGADIAELRDRRADDARRGINAHAFVRVAELPMPVIAAIDGYALGGGAELAYAADIRLATPTLKIGNPETGLGILAAAGASWRLKEIVGDARAIELLLTGRTVHAEEAVRIGLVSSLHEVADLLAAAHAVADRIARNDPAATIATKRVFRAPRDQHPAVDLEEQAALFESPEKHRRMTAFLERRDR from the coding sequence GTGAGCGGCGCGGACGAGCCGCTGCTCGTCACCCGCACCGCGGACCGCGTCGTCGCGACCCTGAACCGTCCGCACAAGCGCAACGCGATCGACCAGGCCACGATCGACGCGCTGCACGCGCTGTGCGCCGAGCTGGAGGAGACGCCGCGCACGCTCATCCTCACCGGCGCCGACGGGGTGTTCGCGGCGGGCGCCGACATCGCCGAGCTCCGGGACCGTCGCGCCGACGACGCCCGCCGCGGCATCAACGCCCACGCGTTCGTCCGCGTCGCGGAGCTGCCGATGCCCGTCATCGCCGCGATCGACGGCTACGCGCTCGGCGGTGGCGCGGAACTCGCGTATGCCGCCGACATCCGCCTCGCGACGCCGACCCTGAAGATCGGCAACCCGGAGACCGGCCTGGGCATCCTCGCCGCCGCCGGAGCGAGCTGGCGCCTCAAGGAGATCGTGGGCGACGCCCGCGCCATCGAGCTGCTGCTGACCGGCCGCACGGTGCACGCCGAGGAAGCGGTCCGCATCGGTCTCGTCTCCTCGTTGCACGAGGTCGCCGACCTCCTCGCCGCCGCCCACGCGGTCGCCGACCGCATCGCCCGCAACGACCCCGCGGCGACCATCGCGACCAAGCGGGTGTTCCGGGCGCCGCGCGACCAGCACCCCGCGGTCGACCTCGAGGAGCAGGCCGCGCTGTTCGAGAGCCCGGAGAAGCACCGTCGCATGACCGCCTTCCTGGAACGGAGAGACCGATGA
- a CDS encoding alpha-ketoacid dehydrogenase subunit beta — translation MTIAEHETPVATDAGTTTTMTMAAALNRALADALAADPDVVVFGEDVGALGGVFRITDGLTARFGEDRCFDTPLAESGIIGTAVGMAMNGMRPVVEMQFDAFALPAFEQIVSHVAKLGNRTRGGMRMPLVIRIPFGGGIGGVEHHCDSSEAYYAHTPGLTVVSPSTPQDAYSLLRAAIAAPDPVVFLEPKKLYWSKGEVDTAVTAEIGAARIAREGTDVTLLAYGASVPLALEAAEVAAGEGRSVQVVDVRSLSPFDDETVTAAVRSTGRAVVIAEAPGFVSVASEIQARVFERCFEYLEAPVRRVTGFDTPYAPPKFEHWYLPDVDRVLDAIDTLHWEDEA, via the coding sequence ATGACCATCGCCGAGCACGAGACGCCGGTCGCGACGGACGCCGGCACCACCACGACCATGACCATGGCCGCCGCCCTCAACCGCGCTCTCGCCGACGCCCTCGCCGCCGACCCCGACGTGGTCGTGTTCGGAGAGGATGTGGGAGCCCTCGGCGGCGTCTTCCGCATCACGGACGGACTCACCGCCCGCTTCGGCGAGGACCGCTGCTTCGACACCCCGCTCGCGGAGTCCGGCATCATCGGCACCGCCGTCGGCATGGCGATGAACGGGATGCGCCCCGTGGTCGAGATGCAGTTCGACGCCTTCGCCCTGCCCGCGTTCGAGCAGATCGTCAGCCATGTCGCGAAGCTCGGCAACCGCACCCGCGGCGGGATGCGCATGCCGCTCGTGATCCGCATCCCGTTCGGCGGCGGCATCGGGGGCGTCGAGCACCACTGCGACTCGTCCGAGGCGTACTACGCGCACACGCCCGGCCTCACCGTCGTGAGCCCGTCCACCCCGCAGGACGCCTACTCGCTGCTCCGGGCGGCCATCGCCGCGCCGGACCCGGTGGTCTTCCTCGAGCCCAAGAAGCTCTACTGGTCGAAGGGCGAGGTCGACACCGCCGTGACGGCGGAGATCGGCGCGGCGCGCATCGCCAGGGAGGGCACCGACGTGACCCTCCTCGCGTACGGAGCCTCCGTGCCGCTCGCGCTGGAGGCGGCTGAGGTCGCCGCGGGCGAAGGGCGCAGCGTGCAGGTGGTCGACGTGCGCTCCCTCTCCCCCTTCGACGACGAGACGGTCACCGCGGCGGTGCGGTCCACGGGACGCGCGGTCGTGATCGCCGAGGCCCCGGGATTCGTCAGCGTCGCCTCCGAGATCCAGGCCCGGGTGTTCGAGCGCTGCTTCGAGTACCTGGAGGCCCCGGTGCGGCGGGTGACCGGTTTCGACACCCCCTACGCGCCGCCGAAGTTCGAGCACTGGTACCTGCCGGACGTCGATCGGGTGCTCGACGCGATCGACACGCTGCACTGGGAGGACGAAGCATGA